One Mycolicibacterium goodii genomic region harbors:
- a CDS encoding ABC transporter permease — protein MFPFIRRRMYTSALPLIIVLLGVFLLARLTGDPTNLYLPESATPEQRAEFRAANGFDQPVTTQLVDYFKGVIHLDFGTSLRTGEPAAEMALRAFPATLQLAVTTMLLAIVGAVVIGCWAAYRPNSLADRFSSLLSMTAASIPDFWFAITGVWLFAVLLGWLPTSGVDSGALSWILPIATLMIRPLGVLTQVVRGAMVSALSAPYIRLARSKGADDVRVVTHHALRNAAAPALTVAGDLAVGLINGAVVVEAIFGWPGIGKLMIDAILQRDFAVLQAAVLLTAVSIFILNIVIDACYALLDARVREPAKV, from the coding sequence ATGTTCCCATTCATCCGGCGCAGGATGTACACCAGCGCCCTGCCGCTGATCATCGTCCTGCTCGGGGTCTTCCTGCTGGCGCGGCTCACCGGAGACCCCACCAATCTGTACCTGCCCGAGTCCGCGACACCCGAGCAGCGCGCGGAGTTCCGCGCCGCCAACGGCTTCGACCAGCCTGTCACGACCCAGTTGGTCGACTACTTCAAAGGCGTCATCCATCTGGACTTCGGAACATCGCTGCGCACCGGTGAGCCTGCCGCGGAAATGGCGCTGCGGGCGTTCCCGGCCACGCTGCAACTGGCCGTCACCACAATGCTTCTCGCGATCGTCGGTGCGGTGGTCATCGGTTGCTGGGCCGCCTACCGGCCGAACTCGCTGGCCGACCGGTTCTCGAGCCTGCTGTCGATGACCGCGGCGTCGATCCCCGACTTCTGGTTCGCGATCACCGGGGTGTGGTTGTTCGCGGTCCTGCTGGGCTGGCTGCCCACCTCGGGGGTGGACAGCGGTGCGCTGTCGTGGATCCTGCCGATCGCCACGCTGATGATCCGTCCGCTCGGCGTGCTCACACAGGTGGTCCGCGGCGCGATGGTCTCGGCCCTGTCGGCGCCGTACATCCGGCTGGCGCGCAGCAAGGGCGCAGACGACGTGCGCGTGGTCACCCACCACGCGCTGCGCAACGCGGCCGCGCCCGCGCTCACCGTGGCGGGCGACCTGGCGGTCGGCCTCATCAACGGCGCCGTGGTCGTCGAGGCCATATTCGGCTGGCCCGGCATCGGCAAGCTGATGATCGACGCGATCCTGCAACGCGATTTCGCCGTGCTGCAGGCCGCCGTACTGCTCACCGCCGTCAGCATCTTCATCCTCAACATCGTCATCGACGCCTGCTACGCACTGCTCGACGCCCGGGTGCGGGAACCGGCGAAGGTTTAG
- a CDS encoding ABC transporter permease, with the protein MSTQIDLVPAKPTTAIVGATDTDTGRSRDRAVLLRMLGNDRVAATAACVLGLVFLTAIFGPMLVGDLATDIDLDNSNTAPFHLAHGWADILGTDPLGRSMLARLIVASRTTLSVAVPAVVLSAVIGSVIGMWAGYHRGWRETVAMRIADVIMSFPSLLLAVVVLYVFSPSAANIILVLAITRIPVYLRTARAESAELQSRVFVDAARTFGAGATSIITRHVVPIVLPTLLTVATLDFCYVMLAESSLSFLGIGIQPPDVSWGLMVAQGRTYLHTAWWLSFFPGLAIVVTTVSATILAAWARIATDPGQRWRLSVPQKRLSRFTKTGRALS; encoded by the coding sequence ATGAGCACACAGATCGACCTCGTCCCGGCGAAGCCCACGACGGCCATCGTCGGCGCGACCGACACCGACACCGGCAGGAGCCGCGATCGCGCAGTGCTGCTGAGGATGCTGGGCAACGACCGCGTCGCGGCCACGGCCGCCTGCGTGCTGGGTCTGGTGTTCCTCACCGCGATCTTCGGGCCCATGCTCGTCGGCGATCTCGCCACCGACATCGACCTCGACAACTCCAACACCGCGCCGTTTCACCTCGCCCACGGGTGGGCCGACATCCTCGGCACCGATCCACTGGGCCGCAGCATGCTCGCACGGCTCATCGTCGCAAGCCGCACCACCCTGTCGGTCGCGGTACCCGCCGTCGTGCTCTCGGCGGTCATCGGGTCGGTCATCGGCATGTGGGCCGGCTACCACCGAGGCTGGCGGGAGACCGTCGCGATGCGCATCGCCGACGTCATCATGAGTTTCCCGTCGCTGCTGCTGGCCGTCGTCGTGCTCTACGTCTTCTCACCGAGCGCAGCCAACATCATCCTGGTGCTGGCCATCACGCGCATCCCGGTGTACCTGCGCACCGCCCGCGCCGAATCCGCCGAACTGCAGAGCCGGGTGTTCGTCGACGCCGCGCGCACCTTCGGGGCCGGTGCGACATCGATCATCACACGCCACGTCGTTCCGATCGTGCTGCCCACGCTGCTCACGGTCGCCACCCTGGACTTCTGCTACGTCATGCTGGCCGAGAGCTCGCTGAGCTTCCTCGGCATCGGTATCCAGCCGCCCGACGTCAGCTGGGGCCTCATGGTCGCGCAGGGCCGCACCTACCTGCACACCGCGTGGTGGCTGTCGTTCTTCCCAGGGCTGGCCATCGTGGTCACCACGGTGTCGGCCACGATCCTCGCCGCGTGGGCCCGCATCGCCACCGATCCGGGGCAACGCTGGCGCCTCAGCGTGCCGCAGAAGCGCCTGTCCCGCTTCACCAAGACCGGAAGGGCCCTCTCATGA
- a CDS encoding ABC transporter ATP-binding protein has protein sequence MTPPMTAVLADPALKVDGLCVDIRTIAGAVRAVDNVSFEAHRGETLALLGESGCGKSMTATALVGLLEPVARVSAGTARLGAVDLFSADRKTRRGLAGTELAIVFQDALTALNPLYTVGTQLAEPFRIHRGLSAKEARRKAAELMDRVGIPQPESRLNDYPHQFSGGMRQRLLIAMAVALNPTVLIADEPTTALDVTVQAQIMALLRDLRTEYHMAVVLITHDLALVAEEADRVAVMYAGQIVETGPVTEVFANPAHPYTKGLLDSVPVSAVRGAALASIGGAPPELSAIPKGCVYQDRCPHTADVCVTSRPALEGEHRRTACHFAGRFATGGEHHV, from the coding sequence ATGACCCCACCCATGACCGCCGTGCTCGCCGATCCCGCACTCAAGGTCGACGGGCTGTGCGTGGACATCCGCACCATCGCCGGCGCCGTGCGAGCGGTCGACAACGTCTCGTTCGAGGCGCACCGTGGCGAAACCCTCGCCCTGCTGGGGGAATCCGGCTGCGGCAAGTCGATGACGGCCACCGCGCTGGTCGGCCTGCTCGAACCGGTCGCTCGCGTATCCGCGGGGACCGCGCGGCTCGGCGCGGTGGACCTGTTCAGCGCCGACCGCAAGACCCGCCGCGGCCTCGCCGGCACCGAACTGGCGATCGTGTTCCAGGACGCGCTCACCGCGCTCAACCCGCTCTACACTGTGGGAACCCAACTGGCCGAACCGTTCCGGATCCACCGCGGGCTCAGTGCAAAGGAGGCCAGACGCAAGGCCGCCGAACTCATGGACCGCGTCGGGATACCGCAGCCCGAGTCGCGGCTGAACGACTACCCGCACCAGTTCTCCGGCGGTATGCGCCAGCGCCTGCTCATCGCGATGGCCGTCGCACTCAACCCCACCGTGCTGATCGCCGACGAGCCCACCACCGCGCTCGACGTCACGGTGCAGGCACAGATCATGGCGCTGCTGCGGGATCTGCGCACCGAGTACCACATGGCCGTGGTGCTGATCACCCACGATCTGGCGCTGGTCGCCGAGGAGGCCGACCGCGTCGCGGTGATGTATGCCGGTCAGATCGTCGAAACAGGCCCGGTGACTGAGGTTTTCGCGAACCCCGCGCATCCGTACACGAAGGGCCTGCTCGACTCTGTGCCGGTCAGCGCGGTACGCGGTGCGGCCCTCGCGTCGATCGGCGGTGCGCCGCCCGAACTCAGCGCGATCCCGAAAGGCTGTGTCTACCAGGACCGCTGCCCGCACACGGCGGACGTCTGCGTGACGAGCAGACCGGCTCTCGAAGGAGAACACCGGCGCACCGCGTGTCACTTCGCAGGCCGGTTCGCGACGGGAGGAGAACACCATGTCTGA
- a CDS encoding ABC transporter ATP-binding protein: protein MSDHLLQVRDLRKSFRVAGKNRLVALDGINLHLDRGETLGLVGESGCGKSTLARTLMMLERPDAGTVTFDGIDPFRLRGKDLLAYRRRVQMVFQDPYASLNSRMTAAEIVAEPWRSHKTMYPRRSDRDARVRQLLDMVGLSAAAAGRYPQEFSGGQRQRLGIARALALEPDVIICDEPVSALDLSVQAQVLNLLNDLQQQLQISYIFISHDLSVVRHVADRVTVMYLGRMIETGRTEDVYRRPGHPYTAALMSAAPKLDAAQRRERILLTGEVPSPLNPPSGCRFRTRCWKATEVCARTTPPDALDPVADGADDLRVAHTAECHHPMHRAMSVPA from the coding sequence ATGTCTGATCACCTGTTGCAGGTGCGCGACCTGCGCAAGTCGTTCCGGGTGGCGGGAAAGAACCGCCTGGTCGCGCTCGACGGCATCAACCTGCACCTCGACCGCGGCGAGACGCTGGGGCTGGTCGGCGAATCCGGTTGCGGCAAGTCCACCTTGGCGCGGACACTCATGATGCTCGAACGACCCGACGCCGGCACCGTCACGTTCGACGGGATCGACCCGTTCCGGTTGCGCGGCAAGGATCTGCTGGCGTACCGCCGCCGCGTGCAGATGGTCTTCCAGGATCCGTACGCCTCGCTGAATTCCCGCATGACCGCGGCCGAGATCGTCGCCGAACCGTGGCGCAGCCACAAGACGATGTACCCGCGCCGTTCGGACCGCGACGCGCGCGTGCGGCAACTGCTGGACATGGTCGGCCTGAGCGCCGCGGCCGCGGGCAGATATCCGCAGGAGTTCTCCGGTGGTCAGCGGCAGCGCCTCGGCATCGCGCGGGCGCTGGCGCTGGAACCCGATGTGATCATCTGCGACGAGCCCGTCTCGGCGCTCGACCTGTCGGTGCAGGCGCAGGTGCTCAATCTGCTCAACGATCTGCAGCAGCAGTTGCAGATCTCCTACATCTTCATCTCGCACGACCTGTCGGTGGTCCGGCACGTGGCCGACCGGGTCACGGTGATGTACCTGGGCCGGATGATCGAGACCGGCCGCACCGAGGACGTCTACCGCAGGCCCGGCCATCCCTACACCGCCGCGCTGATGTCAGCCGCACCGAAACTCGATGCCGCGCAACGGCGCGAGCGGATCCTGCTGACCGGGGAGGTGCCGTCACCGCTGAACCCGCCGTCGGGCTGCCGGTTCCGCACCCGATGCTGGAAGGCGACCGAGGTCTGCGCGCGGACCACTCCGCCCGATGCGCTCGATCCGGTCGCCGACGGCGCCGACGATCTCAGGGTCGCCCACACCGCCGAGTGCCATCATCCGATGCACCGGGCGATGTCGGTCCCGGCGTGA
- a CDS encoding sulfite exporter TauE/SafE family protein, which produces MSAAGYAVVAAAILLASCMQASIGFGMGMLAAPVVAIVDPALIPGTLIMLATAVTLLVVMRERESIDLSGTGWALLGRVPGTVAGALVLLVLPEKALAVALAAVVLAGVAVTSLGWIPAPHRRNLVLAGATSGLLGTATAIGGPPMALVWQNNSGARLRGTMSGFFLVGSVLSLAVLALTGAIDRHTLVMFALLIPAVVVGYALSRWVNRHLDRTRQRRTAIAISTIGAVILIARQLMGG; this is translated from the coding sequence GTGAGCGCCGCCGGCTATGCGGTGGTCGCCGCGGCGATCCTGCTGGCGTCGTGCATGCAGGCCTCGATCGGGTTCGGCATGGGCATGCTCGCCGCGCCCGTCGTCGCGATCGTCGATCCGGCGCTGATCCCTGGCACGCTCATCATGCTGGCCACCGCGGTCACGCTGCTGGTGGTGATGCGCGAGCGCGAATCGATCGACCTGTCCGGCACCGGGTGGGCGCTGCTGGGCCGGGTGCCCGGCACGGTCGCCGGTGCGCTGGTGCTGCTGGTGCTGCCCGAGAAGGCACTGGCGGTCGCGCTGGCGGCCGTGGTGCTCGCGGGGGTCGCCGTCACGAGCCTCGGGTGGATACCGGCGCCGCACCGCCGCAATCTCGTGCTCGCCGGCGCCACGTCAGGGCTGCTCGGGACCGCGACCGCGATCGGCGGACCTCCCATGGCGCTGGTGTGGCAGAACAACTCCGGCGCACGGTTGCGCGGCACGATGAGTGGCTTCTTCCTGGTGGGTTCGGTGCTGTCGCTCGCGGTGCTCGCGCTCACCGGCGCCATCGATCGCCACACGCTGGTGATGTTCGCGTTGCTGATCCCCGCCGTGGTCGTCGGTTACGCGTTGTCCCGGTGGGTCAACCGGCATCTGGACCGCACCCGGCAGCGCCGGACCGCGATCGCGATCTCGACGATCGGTGCGGTGATCCTGATCGCCCGACAGCTGATGGGAGGCTGA
- a CDS encoding IclR family transcriptional regulator — MSADDVSTDNAVSMRKVKSAVRTVELLEYLAARPDRPVRIREICAALDMPRSSAHALLRTLVAQGWVRSDDAGTQYSIGIRALLVGTSYLDTDPYLPLIAPFLDDLRGELDETFHLARLDGHDVVYLATRESRQYVRTTNKVGRRLPAYTTALGKALLAERFGVDLDAHIPQTLTPLTPHTITDRAVLDAALEEARVRGYATEHEENTVGTRCFAVALRYQQPAQDAISASVPLSRLTPEREREIVDALRMVCDKVSRVVRPVANGDKWFA; from the coding sequence TTGTCCGCCGACGACGTGTCCACCGACAACGCCGTTTCGATGCGCAAGGTGAAATCGGCGGTTCGCACCGTCGAACTGCTCGAGTACCTCGCGGCGCGCCCGGACCGGCCCGTGCGCATCCGCGAGATCTGCGCGGCGCTTGACATGCCGCGCAGTTCGGCGCACGCACTGCTGCGCACTCTCGTCGCGCAGGGGTGGGTGCGTTCCGATGACGCGGGCACGCAGTACAGCATCGGGATCCGCGCCCTGCTGGTCGGCACCAGCTATCTGGACACCGATCCGTACCTGCCGCTGATCGCGCCGTTTCTCGACGATCTGCGCGGTGAGCTCGACGAGACGTTCCATCTCGCGCGCCTCGACGGGCACGACGTCGTCTACCTGGCCACCAGGGAATCCCGGCAGTACGTGCGCACCACCAACAAGGTCGGGCGCCGGCTGCCTGCGTACACCACGGCGCTGGGCAAGGCACTGCTGGCCGAGCGGTTCGGCGTGGACCTCGACGCGCACATCCCTCAGACGCTGACGCCGTTGACGCCGCACACCATCACCGACCGCGCGGTGCTCGACGCCGCACTCGAGGAGGCGAGGGTGCGCGGCTATGCCACCGAGCACGAGGAGAACACGGTGGGGACACGGTGTTTCGCGGTCGCCCTGCGGTACCAGCAACCCGCACAGGACGCGATCAGCGCGTCGGTACCGCTGTCCCGGCTCACACCGGAACGCGAACGCGAGATCGTCGACGCCCTGCGCATGGTGTGCGACAAGGTCTCGCGGGTCGTGCGACCGGTGGCCAACGGCGACAAGTGGTTCGCCTGA
- a CDS encoding enolase C-terminal domain-like protein produces MAPQTRTPVVTEMTVIPIAGYDSMLLNLSGAHGPYFTRNLVKLVDSDGNTGVGEVPGGEAIRRTLDDARPLVVGHSIGDHHATLAAIRDAFADRDRDGRGRQTFDLRVTVHAVTAVESALLDLLGKHLGVPVAALLGDGQQRKRVQALGYLFFVGDRNRTDLPYRSPGDEPAGADEWLRIRHDEALSPDAVVRLAEAARARYGFRDFKLKGGVLPAADEAKAVTALAERFPDARITLDPNGGWLLRDAIATCRQLTDVLAYAEDPVGPEGTFSGREVMAEFKRATGLPTATNMIATDWRELGHAIRAGAVDIPLADPHFWTMNGSVRVAALCDAWGLTWGSHSNNHFDVSLAMFTHVAAAAPGDITAIDTHWIWQDGQRITKRPFEIVDGYLDVPATPGLGVELDDQRVAAAHELYLAEGLGARDDSVAMQYLIPGWTFDPKRPALQRDRRN; encoded by the coding sequence ATGGCACCGCAGACAAGGACCCCCGTGGTCACCGAGATGACCGTGATCCCGATCGCGGGGTACGACAGCATGCTGCTCAATCTCAGTGGGGCGCACGGCCCCTACTTCACCAGGAACCTGGTGAAGCTCGTCGATTCCGACGGCAACACCGGGGTCGGCGAGGTGCCCGGCGGCGAGGCCATCCGCCGGACGCTCGACGACGCGCGGCCACTGGTGGTGGGCCATTCGATCGGTGACCACCACGCCACCCTCGCGGCCATCCGTGACGCGTTCGCCGACCGGGACCGCGACGGGCGAGGCAGGCAGACCTTCGACCTGCGGGTCACGGTGCACGCCGTCACCGCGGTCGAATCGGCGCTGCTGGACCTGCTCGGCAAGCACCTCGGCGTCCCGGTCGCCGCGCTGCTCGGCGACGGTCAGCAGCGGAAGCGCGTGCAGGCGCTCGGCTACCTGTTCTTCGTGGGTGACCGCAACCGCACCGATCTGCCGTACCGGTCACCCGGCGACGAACCCGCGGGGGCCGACGAATGGCTGCGCATACGCCACGACGAGGCGTTGTCACCCGATGCCGTGGTCCGGTTGGCCGAGGCCGCCCGGGCACGGTACGGGTTCCGCGATTTCAAATTGAAGGGTGGTGTGCTGCCCGCCGCCGACGAGGCCAAGGCCGTCACCGCGCTGGCCGAACGGTTCCCCGACGCGCGGATCACCCTGGACCCGAACGGGGGTTGGCTGCTGCGCGACGCGATCGCTACCTGTAGGCAGCTCACCGATGTGCTGGCCTACGCCGAGGATCCGGTCGGCCCGGAGGGCACGTTCTCGGGGCGCGAGGTGATGGCCGAGTTCAAACGCGCCACGGGACTGCCGACCGCCACCAACATGATCGCCACGGACTGGCGCGAACTGGGCCACGCGATCCGCGCAGGTGCCGTCGACATCCCGCTGGCCGACCCGCATTTCTGGACCATGAACGGCTCGGTGCGCGTCGCGGCCCTGTGCGACGCGTGGGGCCTCACCTGGGGTTCGCACTCCAACAACCACTTCGACGTGTCGCTGGCGATGTTCACCCACGTCGCGGCCGCGGCGCCCGGTGACATCACGGCGATCGACACCCATTGGATCTGGCAGGACGGCCAACGTATCACCAAGCGGCCGTTCGAGATCGTCGACGGATACCTCGACGTGCCCGCCACCCCGGGACTCGGGGTCGAGCTCGACGACCAACGCGTCGCGGCCGCGCACGAGCTCTATCTGGCCGAGGGACTCGGCGCGCGCGACGACTCCGTGGCCATGCAGTACCTGATCCCCGGCTGGACGTTCGACCCCAAACGCCCGGCATTGCAACGTGATCGAAGGAACTGA
- a CDS encoding 2-hydroxyacid dehydrogenase: MHVLVADTHLVPHRARLEAALPAGTTICWREPGDTLDDLPDAEVYVGSRFTAQMAAVADRLRLIHVNGAGTDKIDFAHLRPDILVANTFHHEQSIAEYIAGAAVLLRRDFLAQDRALRSGRWATPGYDRQIPQPRTLQGARVGYIGFGHIGRTSWELLRAFGAEAVAVTGSGRVDAAAEGLRWAGGTGRLMALMAESNVVVVCAPLTERTVGMIGADELRALGPTGVLINVGRGPLVVESALYEALSTGGVAAAALDVWYRYPDATGQGRPADLPFHTLPNVLMTPHVSGVTANTFAGRADDIAANITRLHRGQPLHNLVTAAVRQSGHQLS, from the coding sequence ATGCACGTCCTTGTTGCCGACACCCACCTGGTACCGCACCGGGCCCGGCTGGAGGCCGCCCTGCCCGCCGGGACCACGATCTGCTGGCGCGAACCAGGCGACACCCTCGACGATCTACCCGACGCCGAGGTCTACGTCGGCAGCCGGTTCACCGCGCAGATGGCGGCGGTGGCGGACCGGCTGCGGCTCATCCACGTCAACGGCGCGGGCACCGACAAGATCGACTTCGCGCATCTTCGACCGGACATCCTGGTGGCCAACACCTTCCACCACGAGCAGTCCATCGCCGAGTACATCGCCGGTGCCGCGGTGCTGCTGCGCAGGGACTTCCTGGCGCAGGACCGTGCGCTGCGCTCGGGTCGGTGGGCGACCCCCGGCTACGACCGGCAGATCCCACAGCCCCGCACACTGCAGGGCGCCCGCGTCGGCTACATCGGATTCGGCCACATCGGCCGGACCAGCTGGGAACTGTTGCGCGCCTTCGGCGCCGAGGCCGTCGCCGTCACCGGCAGCGGCCGGGTGGACGCGGCCGCCGAGGGGCTCAGATGGGCCGGCGGCACCGGCAGGCTGATGGCGCTCATGGCCGAATCCAACGTGGTCGTGGTGTGCGCACCGCTCACCGAGCGCACGGTCGGCATGATCGGGGCCGACGAACTGCGGGCACTGGGCCCCACCGGGGTGCTGATCAACGTCGGCAGGGGACCTCTCGTGGTCGAATCAGCGCTCTACGAGGCGTTGTCGACGGGCGGTGTCGCCGCCGCGGCGCTCGACGTGTGGTACCGCTACCCAGATGCCACAGGGCAGGGCAGACCGGCTGATCTGCCGTTCCACACGCTGCCCAATGTGCTGATGACACCGCACGTCTCCGGCGTCACGGCGAACACGTTCGCCGGACGGGCCGACGACATCGCGGCCAACATCACCCGCCTGCACCGCGGCCAACCGCTGCACAACCTGGTGACCGCGGCGGTCCGTCAGTCCGGGCACCAGTTGTCGTAA
- a CDS encoding 2-oxo-4-hydroxy-4-carboxy-5-ureidoimidazoline decarboxylase, with amino-acid sequence MLMHQGMGLEAYNALPLRRAVHAVYECCCSVTLATDLARGRPYPDHESLFRRADAVLFSLGEESIDEILLQAYPCVGSRPRSMKSRAEQCAVWDDEATVMAELDRAANRYRDRFGFGFVMHVGDSCARDVLAAVELRLHNDSDTERKVVRNELSRINRTRLERMLGPEGGYDNWCPD; translated from the coding sequence GTGTTGATGCATCAGGGCATGGGGCTTGAGGCGTACAACGCATTGCCGCTGCGCCGGGCCGTGCATGCGGTGTACGAGTGTTGCTGCAGCGTGACCTTGGCCACCGACCTCGCGCGGGGCCGTCCGTATCCGGATCACGAGTCGCTGTTCCGGCGGGCCGACGCGGTCCTGTTCAGCCTGGGTGAGGAATCGATCGACGAGATCCTGCTCCAGGCCTACCCGTGTGTGGGCAGCCGCCCCCGCAGCATGAAGTCCCGCGCCGAGCAGTGCGCGGTGTGGGACGACGAGGCGACGGTGATGGCAGAGCTGGATCGGGCCGCCAACCGGTACCGCGACCGGTTCGGCTTCGGCTTCGTGATGCACGTCGGCGACTCGTGCGCGCGCGACGTGCTCGCAGCCGTGGAGCTGCGGTTGCACAACGATTCCGACACCGAGCGCAAGGTGGTCCGCAACGAACTCTCGCGGATCAACCGCACACGCTTGGAGCGCATGCTGGGTCCCGAGGGCGGTTACGACAACTGGTGCCCGGACTGA
- a CDS encoding inorganic diphosphatase — protein sequence MEFDVVIEIPKGSRNKYEVDHETGRVKLDRYLYTPMGYPTDYGFFENTLGEDGDPLDALVLLTESVFPGCIVEARPVAMFKMTDEAGGDDKLLCVPAGDPRWDHIQDVGDVSQFELDAIKHFFVHYKDLEPGKFVNTADWVGRAEAEAELQRSIERFKSSGH from the coding sequence GTGGAGTTCGACGTCGTCATCGAGATCCCGAAGGGTTCACGCAACAAGTACGAGGTGGATCACGAGACCGGCCGGGTCAAGCTCGATCGCTACCTGTACACCCCGATGGGCTACCCGACCGACTACGGGTTCTTCGAGAACACCCTCGGTGAGGACGGCGATCCGCTGGACGCGCTGGTGCTGCTGACCGAGTCGGTGTTCCCGGGCTGCATCGTCGAGGCGCGCCCGGTCGCGATGTTCAAGATGACCGACGAGGCCGGCGGCGACGACAAGCTGCTGTGCGTCCCGGCCGGCGATCCCCGCTGGGACCACATCCAGGATGTCGGTGACGTCTCGCAGTTCGAACTCGACGCCATCAAACACTTCTTCGTGCACTACAAGGACCTTGAGCCCGGCAAGTTCGTCAACACCGCCGACTGGGTGGGGCGCGCCGAGGCCGAGGCCGAACTGCAGCGCTCGATCGAGCGGTTCAAGAGCTCCGGCCACTGA
- the dacB gene encoding D-alanyl-D-alanine carboxypeptidase/D-alanyl-D-alanine endopeptidase — MRPTRWRRSTHVAVGVAILALVVAVVAAAALFTGQRSDAASAVRQAPPPATADPGVVPVDVSAPTPTRRGLSAALAAALANPDLGLITGRITDADTGSELWEQGARVPMQPASVNKVLTTAAALLTLDRDARLTTTVVAADDQPGLVVLRGGGDTTLSAAPDGTDTWYKGAARISELADQVRQSGVRVTRVRVDTSAYSGPTMAPGWDPADIDGGDIAPIESVMLDGGRTQPTTVESRRSTSPALDAGRALAAALGVEPESVTLLPSGISGGTTIAEVHSAPLIERLRQMMNDSDNVMAESIAREVAEALNRPQSFEGAVGAVLTQLRSVGIDTSGAKLVDSSGLSVDNRLTALTLDEVVNAAAGHSRPALRPLVDLLPIAGGSGTLSNRYLDTEEGRAAAGWLRAKTGSLTGTNALAGIVTDRSGRVLTFALISNNAGPTGRTAIDALASVLRTCGCAA, encoded by the coding sequence ATGCGGCCCACTCGGTGGAGACGGTCCACCCACGTGGCGGTAGGAGTTGCGATTCTCGCGCTCGTCGTCGCCGTCGTCGCGGCCGCGGCGCTGTTCACCGGCCAGCGGTCCGACGCGGCCTCGGCCGTGCGGCAGGCGCCACCGCCTGCGACCGCCGATCCGGGGGTGGTCCCGGTCGACGTCTCCGCTCCCACGCCGACGCGCCGCGGCCTGTCGGCGGCCCTGGCAGCCGCGCTGGCCAACCCTGATCTCGGCCTGATCACGGGTCGCATCACCGACGCCGACACGGGATCCGAACTGTGGGAACAGGGTGCGCGTGTGCCGATGCAGCCCGCATCGGTCAACAAGGTGCTCACGACCGCGGCCGCACTGCTCACCCTCGACCGAGACGCGCGGCTCACCACCACCGTGGTCGCGGCCGACGACCAACCCGGTCTGGTGGTGCTGCGCGGCGGCGGTGACACGACGCTGTCGGCCGCACCCGATGGCACCGACACCTGGTACAAGGGCGCGGCCCGCATCAGTGAGCTCGCCGATCAGGTGCGCCAGAGCGGCGTCCGGGTCACCCGGGTCCGCGTCGACACCAGTGCCTACAGCGGCCCGACGATGGCTCCCGGCTGGGATCCGGCCGACATCGACGGCGGCGACATCGCCCCGATCGAATCGGTGATGCTGGACGGCGGTCGCACGCAGCCCACGACGGTGGAATCGCGGCGGTCGACGAGCCCGGCGCTCGACGCGGGGCGGGCGCTGGCCGCGGCACTCGGCGTCGAACCGGAATCGGTCACGCTGTTGCCGTCGGGCATCAGCGGTGGCACCACGATCGCCGAGGTGCATTCGGCGCCGCTCATCGAACGGCTGCGGCAGATGATGAACGACTCGGACAACGTGATGGCCGAGTCGATCGCCCGCGAGGTCGCCGAGGCGCTGAACCGGCCGCAGAGTTTCGAGGGTGCCGTCGGCGCCGTGCTGACACAGCTGAGATCGGTGGGCATCGACACCTCGGGCGCCAAGCTCGTCGACTCCAGCGGGCTCTCGGTCGACAACCGGCTGACCGCGCTTACCCTCGATGAGGTGGTCAACGCCGCTGCCGGTCATTCCCGGCCCGCCCTGCGGCCGCTGGTCGATCTGCTGCCGATCGCCGGTGGCAGCGGCACCCTGTCCAACCGCTACCTGGACACCGAGGAGGGACGCGCCGCCGCGGGCTGGCTGCGCGCCAAGACCGGATCGTTGACCGGAACCAACGCGCTCGCCGGCATCGTCACCGACCGCAGTGGACGGGTGCTGACGTTCGCCCTGATCTCCAACAACGCCGGGCCGACGGGGCGCACCGCGATCGACGCGCTGGCCTCGGTGCTGCGCACCTGTGGATGCGCCGCATGA